One Plasmodium yoelii strain 17X genome assembly, chromosome: 5 genomic window, aaccaaacagtaataatatatattcataaaatatagatgcatatAATACCGATCGAGAGtcgacaatacaacgttatctataaaagatgttttatacatctaacatttttattaatacataaaaatacactatagatatatgtataataaatttataaattataaatatatataatactcatttttttcatttcaacGATTTGCATTTatgttaaaattataatttatattgatataaatagttctctctatattaatttatttattataaaggtataatattagattaatcattattaatttttaagctttatagttttgaagtataaataaattatattttaaaatagttaaaaaataaaatataaatatattaataaaatttaatatcatatttgactctaataattataaataatatcataGATATAAtacgttattattatatacctatacatataaactagtaaaatgttataccaataaataatactgaaatatgttaaatttaggaagcatatacaattatatattaatgaaaaatatacagAAAAGGTATGTAACAATTAATTCAAtttgaattaataatatttttattaggttattatatatatgcaaattcacaaatatataattaaatatattgctatttcgaaataatatatgttctaaaataatttaaaaactatgaaacgaggaaatattatacattgatttaaagtatttttaaTAAGCGCATTAATTATCTCAttgtactatacagtgaTATACCATTAAtaacaacaataataatattagattaatatattattaaatacgaacaaatatattatgtttatttgatatatCACGTTggtataaattcattatatatattattaaacgggtgataatattaaaattgtatgcatAAAGATCAAGTGAAATATTATAAGATTTATTTAAGTATGCATTAATGCGATAATGTTAGAATTAGCACTAccaagcaaaataatattaataattataagtcatttttaatgtatacatgAGTTAAAAGTTTTAAtgatagaaaatataaaatgtaattaaactatgtagaataaataattttatatggctacatctttgtcttaaaaaagcatattcccttatctctcctatctaaaatgtaaatataacaatttaattacgcatagttttatattatactttaaaatttgcatcaatacttatttatgcattaatatttaatatttactaagtataattttaaaaacaatatacatttaaagacttatttaagcttataaatgcGGTTACAGTgttaattgtcgttttaaaccgtgagaaagatgtgcaaaatatattatataattatctaatatagtatatttctaatttaattatataggaataaaaataaagttattggaatcattaaaatggattatgaacttatttatattaaataaaaataatattaaaattatgtatatacaattaaaaaagggaacaatgcaacttaattcgaaaataatataattttagaaaaaactgtattatatattataagaaacaaccatataaaaatttaatatattctagaaaatgattatttatatacttttaaggattatagcaataatataactttttattttttagatatatacatatttaagttttagaagagcaatcattaaaacataaaatataaatatattccttttctatgtttaaaaatactttaaattatttataaaattatatccatttttataataaagctataccacattttattaataatagtcttttttgtataaaatccataatatctatatttaatcaaaaatgttttaagcaactctctatttaaggtaatttaaataatcgtcacaaaaagaaataaaacgttcctttagtaataatattattttattattcaatattaatttaattattgaaaaacttataatatatttaactacagacaatTGTCATACATAGGATTAATGTATTTGCGTCATATATTGGGGGtattgtatataaaacagcatgattttattcaatttacaaatcaaaaataaaattccattataatggataagagagtggtatatgcattttttaataataataataagttcctttacattttttgatattgtattatatatatcattaaactttattttaataattcgcgtttttattaattgtctTTAAATGCTTTCTTAGTGTAAATTTTTCTATGCTGTAAGGACCTCGCTTTCCGATAAATTGGACAATAAAGGAAACTATAAATTTACTAATGAAAGAAATTTCAATGAGTATTGTACTAATAGCAGATGTAGTGATAATCTCGGAAAAGttaatgctggatgtttatttttgtttgatGCATTATTTAAGGATTCTTCTGTGTTTAAGTATCATAATGACATCAATATGGTTGATTACATTatcatatggttaagttacatgttaaacctaaagaaaagtgaagaaaatatgagcaatttacaatatttttataatatgtatataaataataatacatataaaaagtCTATAACTGACGTTGCAGAGTATAATAGTTATAAGGATCTTGTAGATAAAGCAAATATGGTGAATATGgatatgaaaattatatctaaattttatgacgCATTTAATGAATTATGTATGATATATATTGAATTTGATGAACAAAGTCCAAATTGCAAGAATTGTTTAAAATATGCTAATGGatttgttgaaaaatataaaaaacttaAGGAAGATActagtattactaaaaacagttcatataataaaatattatctaGTTTATCAActaattatgataatattaaaaagaaaTGTAACAATTTTCCATCCCTTTCAACGATAGGAACAGCAAACAATTTTGTACAAGATTCTGCATACAGTTCTGGACAAATTTCTGAAGAtacatcaagttcgtcgataggaAACAAAgtatttatagttttatcgatatttgctgtaataccaatttttttgggaatttcttataaggtaaataataaggaattgaaaaaatattttcattatatatatgcaaattttaacaaaaaacTAATCcgtttaccatttttatattagtattcgttatttggatttcggaaacgatttaaaaaacaacaaataagagaaaaaataaaaaatataaagaagagaatgaatcattaatatatgattcaaaGAGAGTGACTATttaggaatagtaataatgattgatatgttttaagaaattgtatatttcgaagtaatttttgattatagtttttatattgtttttatgttATGGGCCAGGATTGTGTTTGTGGAACCCATGTTCAGGTTAGggataagtattatattgtattaattttttataatttgaacactaattaaatatatataccatcccgtatgtttaatcacgagATAATGTTCGAAAGTCCAAATATGCAACCCAAAAGTGAATATAACCATTAACGTGGAAGGGGttacataacatattttataagctataatatatataattgagtgttcatgccgatttaatatgattagaataaaatgtctatattgcatatattaatatagatattgtctatatataaatttatattatgctatatcataattttcattatataaaacttgttaatcagagactatattgaattatatataacataatatgtttctttggttgatgaaacattttatttagtaaaacttattatttgtataatatttattttgattcaaATCATCTTATCCAACTGAAATTTAATATTAGatgttcataaaatatcgaccgagaatcgacaatacaacgttatctataaaaggcattttatgcatctaacatttttaataatcaataaaaaattgaactatatataatatttgttaagttttaattgtgtttatattccttttttgtatttcctttacatttgtattaatagaagttgtattatatacgttaatttatttatcataggtataataatagattaatcactattaatttgtaaGTTTTAAAGATAtaggtatatataaattatattttaaaatagttaaaaaataaaatataagtatattaataaagtttaatattatatatatgatgcattattatatgcctatacatataatctagAAATTACAAatagttaatattaaaatattgttttattgtgaaaccttcatataattaaatattaattttatagaaaagacataataatacattatatatttgttaatgatTCAATTTGGaatttgtagttttatattctaaaaatatggattaatGGAGAAAGggttaaataattaatattaaatatcattttattattcaatattaacgcgtattatattattattgttttttgtagaattaataaaatatagtatttttaataaattatttgaatgtatatacattgataactatacaataaaatgaattatgtagaacatttaatgaatatttatctaaatttatatattaaaatagcaatatatcttatctctctcctcttaaaggcaatataacaacctaattaaacatagttttctattatactttaaaatatcatcagtaggtatatatgtttaatatttactaagtattattttaaaacaatcTATATTCAAAGaattatttaagcttataagtacgggttcagtgcaaattgttttaaagaatggaaaatatggcaaaatatattataaaattgtccAACAAtgtatatttctaaattaaagtatataggaataaagataaagttatttatttattaaaatggattattaatttatttatattaaataaaaataatattaaaattatgtacatgcaattaaaaaagggaacaaTGCATCTTATTTTGCAAAtgctataatttttaaaaaatatatattacatattataagaaacaagtatataaaaatttaatatatattaaaaaataactatttatatacttttaaggattatagtaataataaatttagtAATTGTTTCGATTTGTTCAGTATATTAGTTTTGGGGGACcgtttattaaaataaaagaaatgacgtttattttctatattaaagaatatgtataagaaaatatattctaaattcattacaatgttactttaatttttataataattatcataTGAATGTTATTAAAGATAACAATTTAtgcaaaattatattatatatacatatgataaaaGATGTATTAAACGTCCCCAAAACAAGGTAATTCATCTAccataaacaaaaatataatttccttttagtaataatattattattccgtattaattttaaattggatctaagaataataaaaataattttatctaCAAATATTTGctatatatagggttaaataattgtataacctattttagtatatatatataaaactaaTATGATACACCCTTAACCTAgagattataaattatattccatCATAATGAATGCTGAATTGGTATATACactttttgatattatatttgcTATAAACTTCattaagttttattttaaaaacattttcttagtacatatttttatcatttttttttaaatggtttTTTAGTGTTCAAAATTTGACTATTTGAGGAAGCATTTACCCGATGAATTAGGAAAAAATGGAACACTCGCTTTTGATGATAATAAGGATTTAACGCAATATTGCCCTGAGAAAGATTCAGGAGTAAATGAATGCAATAATAATCTAGATAAAATTACGGCTGGATTTTTATGGTTACTTGAACaatattttactaaataCCCAAAGAAAGGTCGTGAtggaaataatattaatccaattttttttatacatattactatatggttaagttacaaattaaatcaaaaattAGGACACAATTTCACTAAAATAAGCGATTTTTATACTAATAGTGTAGATAATAGTGGTAAATATAGTAAATTTACAAAAGATGCCTATAAATTTTCAGGTCTTGGTGAATTCATAGAGAAACAAACAGATTTGatgaatattaatattaaagatctatctaaattttatgatgcatccAAATTAATATGTAGTATGTATGGTAATTTTTcaaagaatataaataagGATGAGTTGTTAAATAATGCGAATGAATTTGTTGTAAAATATCAAGAACTTGATGGAGATTCTAATAATACTACTGATAGTTCATTTAAACAAATATTGTCTGCGTTATCAGCTGATTATGATCATTTAAAAACTGAATGTAAAAATGATCAACCGCTTCCAGAGATAACAGCAAACATTTCTGCACTAACATCTGGAGAgacatcatcaagttcgtcgatagaAAACAGATtatttacagttttatcgatatttggtgcaatagcattttttttaggaatttcttataaggtaaataataaagaattaaaaaaatattttcattatatatatgcaaacgttaacaaaaaaatcatacgtttaccatttttatattagtattcgttatttggatttcggaaacgggctcaaaaacaatatttaagagaaaaaataaaaaatataaagaggAAACtggatcattaatatatgattcgaagagagtgactatttcaggaatagtaataattattgatatatgataagaaactgtctattggagagtaatttttatatagtttttatgttgtgagacccatattcgggttagggctaagtattatatctttatttaatttttataattaaacactaatttaatatatgtactatACTCGTATTTTTAATCACAAAATGAAATCAAAAGtccaaatatgcaaccaagaAGGGGCATAAGCTAATATGTAATGAATTGCGTAACAtgttttataagttataatatatataattgagtgatCATggcgatttaatatgattaaaataaaatgtctatatttcatatattaattcatattatctatatcataattgcctattatataagccTTGATAACCCAGAGCTACAttaaattatgcatatcataatatgtttttttatttagtaaaacttataacttttgtcatatttattttgatttaaatcatgttatccaactgaactgtaataatatatattcataaaatatcgatcgatattCGACAACACAACATGATCtataaaatgcattttatgcatctaacatttttagtaatacataaaaaatgtactatagatatattataataaatttataaattataaatatatataataataatttttttcatttcaataatttgcatttatattaatgttctaatttatattgataggaatagttatatatatattaatttaattatcataaaggtataataatagattaatcaccattaatttttaaattttatattttgagatataaataaatattattttaaaatatttaaaaaataaaatataattatattaataaaatataattaataaaatttaatgttatagttctagtaattataaataatatgataaatataatacgttattattatatgcttatacatataatttaataaaatactctatcaataactaatattgaaatattattttattgtgaaacctttatataataaacattaatattaatttatcgaaaagacgcataatttttatatatttgctaAAGATCCACTTCGGgatatgtggttttatattataaaaatttggatCCATGGAGAAAATGATAACGACTCAATTAATGTTAAatgtcattttattattacatattaactcttattatattattagtttttattgaataataattttttaatctaAAACATTACTTtaccatataattaataaaatatagaatttttaataaattatttgaatgtacatacattgataactatatcaataaatatataagataagaATGAACAATGTATAGTATTTAggaaatatttatctaaatatatatattaaaattgcaaatatatcttatctctctcctcttaaagggcAATATAACAACATATTcacaaataattttatattatactttaaaatactattaatatatatttatatgttaatatttactatgtattattttaaaaataatatacattcaagggcttatttaagcttataaatactgtttcagtgctaattgttgttttagaGAGTGGAAATTAtggataaaatatattataaaattacccaataaggCATACTTacaaattgaagtatatgggaataaaaataaagttatttaacacattaaaattgttttttaatttatatatattaaataaaaataatataaattatttgatttgcatagaaaatggaacATGTAACTTAGTTTGAAAAtgctataattttagaaaaaactatattatatattattagaaacaagtatatactttaaggattctaataataataacttttttaattttttatatttgtgcaGTATTTGAGTTTTATGACGTTGTTTGggttctatattaaagcatatctACAagtatgtattttttaaattcattataaaagtatattcatttttataataaagttataccatattttattaataataatcatttttgtataaaatgcatcatatatacatatggaaAAGATGTATTAAGAAACCCtatatttaaggtaatttagctaattgccataaaataagtataatatgattttagtaatactaatgtattattattttatatgaagttaaaattaagaaCAATATGTCTAACGAAAGATAACTTCTATGTAAAGAGCTTAAGTAAAtacatcatatattttatacaatatatataaataacatcacCCCGCATAATCTCCAAATTATAAcagaatttcattataatgtctAAGGGATTGGTATATATcctttttcttatattattcgtATGTTGTATtactataaattatattaattttaattttagtaacatttatattaatacattttttgtttaattcgtaaaatatattcgtagtGTGAAGTAATTAATTTGATCGATAAATCTTTTGATGATGGTCCGAAAAACCAGGgagaatataattttagtaatttattaaatattgttttctCTGATAGTAACTG contains:
- a CDS encoding PIR protein, with translation MDKRVCKFFYAVRTSLSDKLDNKGNYKFTNERNFNEYCTNSRCSDNLGKVNAGCLFLFDALFKDSSVFKYHNDINMVDYIIIWLSYMLNLKKSEENMSNLQYFYNMYINNNTYKKSITDVAEYNSYKDLVDKANMVNMDMKIISKFYDAFNELCMIYIEFDEQSPNCKNCLKYANGFVEKYKKLKEDTSITKNSSYNKILSSLSTNYDNIKKKCNNFPSLSTIGTANNFVQDSAYSSGQISEDTSSSSIGNKVFIVLSIFAVIPIFLGISYKYSLFGFRKRFKKQQIREKIKNIKKRMNH
- a CDS encoding PIR protein, which encodes MNAELCSKFDYLRKHLPDELGKNGTLAFDDNKDLTQYCPEKDSGVNECNNNLDKITAGFLWLLEQYFTKYPKKGRDGNNINPIFFIHITIWLSYKLNQKLGHNFTKISDFYTNSVDNSGKYSKFTKDAYKFSGLGEFIEKQTDLMNINIKDLSKFYDASKLICSMYGNFSKNINKDELLNNANEFVVKYQELDGDSNNTTDSSFKQILSALSADYDHLKTECKNDQPLPEITANISALTSGETSSSSSIENRLFTVLSIFGAIAFFLGISYKYSLFGFRKRAQKQYLREKIKNIKRKLDH